In one Solanum lycopersicum chromosome 11, SLM_r2.1 genomic region, the following are encoded:
- the LOC138339427 gene encoding secreted RxLR effector protein 161-like yields MKDLGRTKLCLGLQIDQLTNGIFVHQSTYTEKVLKRFCMDEAHSLCTSMVVRSLDVNKDPFPPQKNDEEIRGYEVPYLSAIGALMYLANITRPDIDFVVNLLARYSSAPTRRHWCAIKQILRYLKGSTDVGLFHSINCSPNLVGYADA; encoded by the coding sequence atgaaagatctgGGAAGGACAAAACTATGTCTTGGTTTGCAAATTGATCAGTTGACAAATggtatttttgttcatcaatctACCTACACAgaaaaagtgttgaaaagatTTTGTATGGATGAAGCGCATTCATTATGTACTTCGATGGTTGTTCGTTCACTTGATGTGAATAAGGATCCATTCCCACCTcaaaaaaatgatgaagaaattcGTGGTTATGAAGTaccatatcttagtgcaattggtGCACTAATGTATCTTGCTAATATTACAAGGCCTGATATAGATTTTGTTGTTAACTTGTTGGCAAGGTATAGTTCTGCTCCTACTAGGAGACATTGGTGTGCGATCAAACAGATTTTGCGATATCTTAAAGGGTCAACTGATGTAGGATTATTTCATTCTATTAATTGTAGCCCAAATCTAGTTGGTTATGCTGATGCATGA
- the LOC138339428 gene encoding uncharacterized protein, which yields MVSVIDMMEKTFSTFHASNVFLQQQYREKGFKKYSQLISHLLVAEKNNDLLFKNYENRPTGSEPLSEVNEAYAHHVWCDKGRGPNRGRGRGRGRGREYGQEHNFAPDINHSSNKREKLRDEKREATRKVGFRCGGRVHYAHYYRTLEHFVELYQESLKKKEKNPEANFISQNQVQITHLDVADFFTHLEGKIDHLIGDGSVNMEE from the coding sequence ATGGTTAGTGTgattgatatgatggaaaagacGTTCTCCACTTTCCATGCCTCGAATGTGTTCTTGCAGCAACAATATCGAGAGAAAGGTTTCAAAAAGTATTCTCAACTaatttctcatcttcttgtggccgagaaaaataatgatttattatttaaaaattatgagaatCGACCTACTGGATCTGAACCACTTTCTGAAGTGAATGAGGCGTACGCCCACCATGTTTGGTGTGATAAAGGTCGCGGTCCTAATCGTGGTCGTGGACGTGGACGTGGTCGTGGTCGTGAATACGGTCAAGAACATAATTTTGCTCCTGACATtaatcattcatcaaataaaagggaaaaattaAGGGATGAGAAACGTGAAGCAACTAGGAAAGTTGGTTTTCGATGTGGTGGAAGAGTTCATTATGCACATTATTATCGTACTCTCGAACACTTCGTTGAGCTTTATCAAGAATCactaaagaagaaagagaaaaatcctGAGGCAAATTTTATCTCTCAAAATCAAGTTCAGATCACGCACTTGGATGTAGCAGATTTCTTTACACATCttgaaggaaaaatagatcaCTTAATTGGTGATGGTTCTGTGAACATGGAAGagtga